Within the Periplaneta americana isolate PAMFEO1 chromosome 6, P.americana_PAMFEO1_priV1, whole genome shotgun sequence genome, the region AAGACTGCTGCATGCAGTCTtctggaaaattaatttttatttttacttctatttttacaCCTACCATTACATTATTTTTTGAAACAGTTCTTTTAAAAGGAggaataaatattgtaaaataaatttaaatacatagGCCATTTTGTATCTCGTGAACCTATCTGTGCATAAGGAGAAGAAAAAAGtgaactgagaagcttccctcccttgcTAAACTTCAACTTGCAAGCTAGCTACCTCacttactccccccccccccataaggtTCATACTATGAGCTGCAGCGCACaaaagcatttggtttcacgagataataaATTACctatacataatattcaaatgcattattttatatcacataGAATGCCAGATCTcgacttagaaaaaaaaaactgtcagatCTCAACTTGGGGAAAAAAAAGAGGGCATATAGTCATGGTTGTAAAGAAACTTTATATACTAGTATAGAAAAAATACCAAGACATAATGTAATATCCTAACTCCTATAAACTACAGACCCCATTTAATCATATTCATTCAATTGTACACAATTAATGTCTCTCTTGCAAATATTTCTCACTGGAACTTATTTTTCTGAGCAAATCTGGTCTAGAATTAACTTAAGTAGTTATGGAAATCTTGACATCAATAATGTTTCAGATTATCAGTTAAAATAGCTTTCACTCTATGCAAATCTGGcattcaggtagtagctcctgtaaagcaggtttgaataatttcaaggaaaaattgttccagggccaggtatTATTGtgatagttgagttctggcatcttgtcagctcatgtgagttgtgtggacacaaaggaagaattgtgacagtgtcgtgtatagttcctggggtagctcagtcggtagagcattcgcatgctaagcaaagggtcccgggatcaatacctggccccggaacaaattttccttgaaattattcagcttTCACTCTCTCTACAAATAAACTATTTCTTACATTTGTCCATTATgcttatattaaagaaaaaatttcttttcacattaccattatataaataataggaaatgcgcacaagtgtgcagaATAGTTAGTCTATACTGAGTTCAGTCACGGTTTTGGCATTCTTCTTGCAGTTCAGAACGTGATATTTGCCACATTTTTCACCACACAGTTTGCATATGCAGTTTTCAGATACTTCATGGAACCTATCTATGCCGCACACTTCATGGTGGAATCCGTGTACCGCCAGTCTGATAACAACGTTCCTCATTTGTACCATTGTGTGATGGGATAGCAAAAATATACTGTGCAATTTATCAGCAATTCTGAATTAATTTCTACCCATTTTCGATGAGATGGCAATTTGCTGAAATCTTCACAGTCGACCAGACAACTGAGCAACCCAGGAATTCTACCAGACACCACTTCAATTTCTCTCTTTATATCCaatagacctcaaagtgggctgacaactgtcaagcaaccaacactgagtgcatatagtcaaaggtcctgggttcaatacccggcccagaacaatttttcccttgaaattattcaaatcagcttctatttgaaagctagatttgcataataaaagTCATTGTTCGTTAACAAAAAACTTCCATGTGGAATTTCGGGTAAATATGGGAGAGCGAGTCATATATAAACCAAATAGACAACGCCAGCTCTCTTGTTGCTCTGAGGAATCCTTCCTATTCTCATCATTAGATAGCAGCACTGTCAGAGAAGTAACTGTGGAGGGGCCAAGCTAGATTACCAGTTTTGTTGTTTGCATAGAACAACTGCTCGGGAATTAGTTATCGGCCCCAGGGAGGTTGCCTGACATAGGAAGCTAGCGGAGTAGCTAGTTTAGCTCCGACACACATTTGAGTTGTAATTACGGACTTGATTTGTAAGTTCAAGATATCATCAGAGGTAATGTATTGGGACTGACTAGCCAACTATTTGATAATGTTCACACTTACTTGTCTGTCACTCAGTTATCAATCAAACTAGATtcatgtacagaattatttattgtGGTTAGGAAATGTCGGATGTTTGTTATATTCTGTAGTTTAATACCCAGTTAAGCCtatttgtgtttgtttgtgtcGACAATGATTCAGCTATTTCTTACTGTGCTAGTAGCATCCCATTTagttctattaatttattattcattcattcacgtatTTAATATTGGCATATTTACATTCACTGATATTTATTATATCAATATAgatattattagttattttacaTCCACCTTGGTCTTATCTTGTTATTTCCACTGCGCCATTTTGATAATTCTCATCCCCTTTAACATCTTGACAAAATAGATGTGTCCCAATATGTATGGAAAGTAGGAACCCACATAGGGAAGACATTTCATAACGTGGGAATCACTTGGAATTTTCTGATCCATTGTGTTAAATTACTTCATATCGGCCAGCAACTAGAAAGACAGTAATTTGCTTTAAGTTTGGACAAAGAATTACCTAATCCACATAGAGAAGAGGAGTCAATTCTTGAAACACCACACAAACAGTTTTAATTTGCGTATATAAaagtataaatcaaaatataaacaGCAATTAAGTGaacaattaaaacaatttttacaggGTATGAATAATAAAGTGTCTCATTTTCTTCTTATCGAAAAATATTACCTATTTAGAAGTAATACACACTATCCTACAACAAATTGGATCATCCTAGTTTGCCAACATTAAAACTGCAAAATGTATTCTGTACACTCATTATGTACTGCTACACATATGTTTGCTATTTCACACATATGCTAGTTTCGTCGCCCTAAGTGGCGCAGTTGgtgtagtgctggccttctgagcctgaggttgtgggttcgatcccagctcaggtcaatggcatttaattgtgcttaaatacgacaggttcatgtcagcagatttactggcatgtaaaagaactcctgagggaaaaaatttcggcacactggcgacaATGATATAATCTCGACAGgtgcgagcattgttaaataaaacataattcaatttaattcatatgCTAGTTTCGAAGATACATTGATACCATACATAGGATGACAATGTAATGGAGACTAGAAAAAAATGTGGCACGAAATAATtatagcataatgtattattccAGCACATGCTAGTAAATCTGTCTTTAATCAATCAATTTGATTCTATAACTTGACTTCTCAGCGAACAAACTGTAACTTCTGACTCATTAAGTAAAGATAAAAGTAGTGTAGGCTATTATGTTTCGTATACATAAAATTCGAATTCCAACACTACGTAGTCATGTTAGAGCTACAaaggaacaaaacaaaattctttataATTGCTTCAGGTTGTTTAACACTGTAAAACTTACAGTATTTCATGAATTTTGAGTCTGTGATGATGGCTCAGAAATGAGTAACTtctcagtaaattaataacaataaaaattgaattttcaacACATAAGTTATCCTCAAGTGTGCACTAAATTAAACtctaaatgaaaataaagacTTAACAAAGAATCAGTCTATCAAGAGCTTATACTGTAGACATGAACACAATATAGCCAAGCATTGCTAATCTATTTTGGCAATGAAAATATGTATAAAGAAATCTGTTGGCACTTGTGACGATGTGATTAAGGAACTGGTGCTGCCAAAATTTCTGTAGTACTGTGTGGTAACTGTAGCTGCCGGAAAATACAATCTATTGCTACACAGTAATGTTTGAGCAATCATCCTCAAAATGCACCACATTCTCACGAATTCAAGGCATCAGAGTTACCAACACACTCTAGCAAATTAACTAGGTGTTACCAATTGTCGAGGAAATCAAACCCGGTTTTTGGAACTGTGTCAGTTCCGGACGGAATCTTCAATTCAACATGAAAATTGTCGAGGCTGTCAAGACTAGTATCAGAATGTCTCTTATCTTCGCGGCCCTGCTTCTGCAATTGCTGATCCGCCAGGTCGTCACCCAGACTCTCCTGTAGGAGAGCAGTCTTTTCGGAATCTACTGGAGGGGCAGGTATACTTTGAGATTTTGGTTTACATGGTGGAGGGGGTGGAGGAGTTTTGGGTTTCGATATGACTGCTTTCCCCCCACCTTGTTTAGACTTAGCAGAACATACAACAGAACTGTTACTTTTATGCTGTACAAGAATTTCTCTTTCTGCCTCtttactattacatgaaatgtctCCAGCAGTTTTACTTACTGTAGACTTCAAAGTTTGTATCTTTAATAGAGcagtcttattttttatttttgttagcaAATTATCATCCTCGTTCCCAGACTTTGGAGGAAACTTCAGTTTCGAAGCTATTGCTCCTGCTAATTTGGAAGAAGAACCACCCAAAACAACACTTGGAGGATCAACAAATGATACGCTACTGTGCGAGGTATGAGTTTTCTTACTTGGGGAAAATTTTTGTTTCTGTTGACTGGACACTGGAATATTTGATATAGTGTTCAGGCGTTTCCGTATCGGTTCTGCATTATCCACACTGCAGAGATTTAACTGACTTTGTGTCATCCACGTAAATGGTGCTGAATGTTCATCGCGCCATGTCAGACCCTAAAAGCAATTTTATCAATTAAAACGCTAGCATGTAGGCCTAGGGTAATATTTCATACTTCCTTAGAACAGCACAAGTCAAACAACTTCtgagcatttttttttctatttctattaaaagtttcatctttaaataattaaatctCAATACTTACGGAGCCCTTGACTCCTTCGTCGTCGGTAATATATTTATCTCCTGTTTGAAGTCGTAATCGTGGAAAATATTCAACTTCTGGTTGATCTTGAGGATAGAACGAATACTTCAATACTGCCTCCGGATAAATAATCGTTTCATTAATTACTTGATTTTGGTCCTTATAACTTAAAGTATGCCACAGATCTTCATAGGCATCTCTTGTAGCTGCAACATCAACGCTAATTCTCTCAGCAATAGGGTTCAAAGAATTGAAATACTCTTCAGCAAAGGACTGAACTGAAGCCATGCTCATCTTAGAGTCCTTGAAGTTCACAACGTACGGGCGTAAACCATTAagacaatataaaattaaaatgccTAAAGCGGCTGACAGAAGACGCTACGAGCCAGTGTCCAATATCTTGAGTTGTTAATATACATTTGCCACCATACTTGCATTTGATGCATAAAATCTTTTACGAAGAAAACATATTTCTGCCGTATAGGCTCTTTAATCAGACTGATCGAACACACAACAGCAGTTCAAAAACAAATGCAGGATGAAGGTAGCACTACCATTCACCCACTTGACAATAACAATTTTCTTTGATGAGCGCTAATGGCCGTATAGTTCATTGACATCTCGATAGGTGTGATTCGCTGTGAACAAAAATATATCGACTCGAGCCATAGATCGAAAAGAACTTGGAAGTTTATTTGtctcgttgcttacgagattataccgtaatcccgtaagcaacgatTTGTCTATAGTTGGAAGCACCGCCGTCTGGATTTTATATTACAATCCAGACGGCGGTGGTTGGAAGACATTGAGCTaaatcaacgagttagatactatagagaggctaaagacctctgatcggcgctccctgcggaggccaacagtactatgaatcgttccctaaaaaacatggcgtcttTAGTAccaccagcctccgcaaggagtgcttatcaaaggtacactgtaacgagttggtacatgtattatatttttcacatacatcaatatttaatttaaacatttcgctataggtttttgtaaaaagctgatttataaatgaaaaagtaataattaagactttaaaatttccaaaaatgtctcattccctcggatttaaatgaaatgtaccgtaaatcataatattcgttgctggataattaaaccctctcattacaggtaccattgccgcagagaattataagcagggaaaggatttatatgtaaatacatatttacttataaagctaatataatttatattttgcattatctttatgtttcacaatgtgtagggttgaaaaatcctacttttttttcccatatttttccatattttagagtttagtacatattttcgttaatttccatatattttccatatttcatataaaacagtccatattatattaggtttaacaataaaacaaaacaaaattccattaacttttaaaaatacatttcaacaatagagatttaaacacatgttcagtaatccctttaacatcacagttatttgaaaattagcagtcctatcaacaatgggaaagtaagttacaaaactgtattaatttaatttaaaatttttaacagacttcagttgtgcagctcaacagttaaatgccagtcagagtacacataggttcagttttgtaaatcatactataaagacggtaaatatgccaaaagtacgtcattcagtcaatttaaaatcaaaactaacaagttacatttcagaatttaaagaagatggtttatcaactgacaataaaatattattttgtaatttgtgtcagtgtgcagtatcatctacacaaaagttcctggtgcaacaacacattacaactagtaaacatcaggccaacaaacaactaaattccaagcagagacaattgtttttaacacaaccaacaacatcgaatgtaagatctgagtttaacatcgacctgtgccgttctctcatctctgctgatattcctctctacaaactaaagaataaggtcttcagggaattccttgaaaaatatactcaacatacaatcccggatgagtcaacacttaggaagacgtatgctccatccatctacgatgagacaatacagaagataagagatgaaattaaagatagttcaatttggatttccattgatgagactcccgacaaagaaggtagacttgttggtaatgtagttatcggtttgttaagtgaacaatattctgaacgaattcttttacattgtgatgttctagaaaagtgcaataacaaaactatagttaaactgttcaacgaagctatgggtatcctgtggccaaagggtattatgtacgataatgtgttattctttattagcgatgctgccccttatatggtcaaagctggacaagcattatctgttgtatatcctaaattgactcattttacttgtgtggcgcatgcatttcatcgtgtggcagaagtggtcagagacaatttccctaaagtagatttgttgatttcatcagtgaaaaaagtatttctcaaagctcccagtagagttaacgtgttgaaagaaatgtaccctgaaattccattgccaccaaagccaattttaactagatggggtacatggctagaagcagttgaatattatgccgaacatatagactctattaacaatgttctccttgcattggactctgaagatgcagtctcaattgatactgcgaaaacagttacctgtgacataagtgtgaagaatgacttagctcacattcagcatacattttcatgcatcataaaaacgctcaaaagtctccaaaataggcacctttcactatctgaaagttttgaaattataaatagtactgtggaacaactgaatcgtggtagaggtaaagttgcagatgcagtaagagctaaggtggacactgtactttcaaaaaaccctggatatgaagaactacaaaaggttgttgctgtgatgagtggtgaatcaacagtgaagattaacttggacttatccccagcagacattgtgaaattgaattatgtaccagttacttcttgtgacgtcgaacgctcttttagtcagtataaatctatcctcagagacaatagaagaagattcacttttcagcacttgaaagaaatgtttgtaacctattgttatggtaacagacaataaaaattgtgttttgttgaaactacattggaagataaggtacgtccattatattttttgtttagtttgattaaaatgtaccaatatttaacgtacatagtcatttttttataattttaagtccatatttaattccatattttggtaaaaatccatatttaattccatattttggtaaaaataactacatatatatttacatatttcatatatttttagtccatataaatccgttccctgctcataatCCATGAAGTGATAACGACAGCAGTAGGCCTAATGCTGATGGGCGGACTGTCAAAGAAGTTCGGCATAAtggttcttcatttatttataagcGTTTAGATAAAGTAGTGACTTCATCGGACACTGTCACTCTTTGTGCGGAGCGTGACTCGTTGAGCTAAATactaaaatcacagtctactatatacagtcgcgaagctcaatatatagtaaaaatgcaaacatgggcagttgcccaccactaggatcgctactatcgcctcatcatcgcagatctctctcctagtagacgacaaaatatgttacactttcgttttcttttggaaaaattaacatcttccttccattattgaaatattaaatgcataaagttaatttattattttaatgaagtatattaaattccaccataaactcgaagatacctgtaagaaataggttaatattatttttctttgtgcaaaactgaaatttactataatcgcttcactcattcaagattatagcgataattaactatcaaaccaataaatattaatttgcattttcctttacaacaataataatggaaatatgaattaatggagtaacttatgtgtaccggtacttgtagtgtaggcttacgtagttaacaaagtgggacgaggttaagcaataataatcacaccagaattgtaaataaaacgtgatcaataaattttattatgacagactttttctacgtctctagtgaagtaacaaataaaaataacaacaaaattaacagctataattaagaacacatcctttgaaaaaaaaaagtaggcctaagcaataataatcccaccagaattgaaaataaaacgtgatcaataaatttcattaaaacaaacttaatttttctacgtctctagcaaaatattattattccaattattgtatttcagccattaacattttcattacaaccaataacgaacatttcacaagcatcaatgtgaagtacgcaacgagctagcactcgatgaaaatacgacacagtccaaagtcgaccgtggacagtctattgtttctagttgctaaccgcttggagcgctttatcacgagatttgcaaaaaatcacctcaagcttcgcgactgtatatagtagactgtgctaaaatgttatgttataatcgTTGCTTTcgtgattacacaagctggcgcatagcacgatcgagagtaggtctctgtgagtcatgacaatttctgccgctaggttcgcctcgctgccctaagaaatgatgaatagtaccatcacaaagcattgtgtatcgtgaaaatagttcgattaattgtacattactgattgagtacgaatattataaatatgccaaacatattacagtgttatttgaagtttgttcagctatctttatagcttgctttttaaattacatattgtctgtcttagttttccaataagctgattttgtttccgaattgtcctagtaattttttttacgttgtaatgtaatggctttgggaatttttttactttcaattgagcactgtgtggctatagtttttttatatgcttcatagatttcttcaattgaaacatttgcttcattgaaagctgatgtactatgttaaacattgggtttatttttcttagcaggatggatgttattcaccacttctgttatccttcttttgttgcgtctacttatgtttgaaacattttgtttatgttttggaaaatcatcaaagacggatggtaccacattaggaagcaaacgttttaatgttgtgctaatgctaaaatcagcttctttgaaatgtctCCTGCAGACACGCGATTTCTTGTTTGGCGTCCAAAGAGTCCTTGGTTTGTCCCCTTCGCGAGAAATGGCTACACACCACTTCTTTCTTAGCCCTTCATCTTTGGGaaacaatgaaacgaaaaatcacattctttatcctggttcgatttgcacaatggcacacagcagtaaaccatttcaatcacacaaattacaggctaacttcctaatttaataaatgctaattcaaaatatatttacacgcactaaaatactacagcgtttactattactatgctcaatagattaatcagtaggcctatagaaattttttcaccactgcaagaaaaaatcgcgcaataattatacttctcagttattgtgacgttcgtatttttttttttaaagagggaaaagttaggcctccttgcaaatgcttaattacgAATTcgaagaaattaaagataatgcagtatcttaattagttgcaatatcttattaataacaatattaataacattaggtgaaaagggtaggctttagtgcgtatatgtaagatgtcaagtcaatttatttccggaaatgtttggtgtatgaactgaagtacagagcagacagtccctcagtttatatgtaatatgttttaatatcaagaatgacagccttttattgtaatattattgaggagtagaagtttggaaattacgtccattgtccataaaatattgtacgaagcatttaataagcaatggtgagtcctttaaatgtcccaaatgtcaatgtcatttaagtgttctgctatgaatatttagggcagaacagcgctccgagtgGCAGAATAGGCATTACGAGGGAATCAcgtcagactcgtttttcaagcgctatgcgccagcttgtgtaatctcgtaagcaacggttataatgttgagatcactgTTGGAAGATTTCTACGCCTACCATCACTGCCATCTTGATCtaaaccaggccgtaatgcaggatgtgtgacgtcactcgatgggtcggggttttctatttgagtatacggagctgagtgaaatatattactttaatgcgtgtcggtgctcaattttatttagtgtaatgtgtgtataagatacgttcacttcttactgcataatatgttgcagaaataattacaaaactgtgttattttaatgtgaacggagttttatatgttaacataacctgtttgcatcaacattttaagtttggaatggaagctattttgagaattaataaagaagaattatttatattgtgattttaatttaggacatctatcttccttacttgtaggtagaaaatttaccacagtccctcctatgaaattagtgtaggtacgtacggttgtgtgttacttcatctggtaggttagataaatagaattcaatacgacccagtatagtagagaacaaataaataatacaattaaattgttattcaatgtaatgtgtgcataagttccgcctagttccatttatttgttgcataatgtggcaggaataattataaaactgtgctatttttatgtgaagagaattcaccatgttaacataacctatttgcgccaacagtttaagttgagaacgaaagctattttgagatttaataaagaagaatatatttaggataaacttcagaacacggttatcttccttacttataagtagaaaattcaccacagtccctcctatgaaatgtacatacggttatattacttaactagggttaaacgagcgctgaggtataattccggtaacttctgaactgaaaacagttgaatttattttttgtggagatgcatttcatcctctaagcaaggcataataaaagcctgaactaaccgaactaattaatatatgcaaggtgtatgaatacgaagggaactacctcagcgctagtgtagccctggtaacatattaaactaatcagactggagtaccgtatgaaacgaataaatacaattgaagtgtagacaaattgcatttacaagctaTACGtggcgttatgcttaattattatgcataattgcgagtatagaaataaggcaagtactgctAGAGTAATcataacctataatgtcaacacatcaaaatatgcgtgcgatgcaactgaaaattgttgaaacttgcttaaatgaatgtgcaagaatttcgtaatgaagcgagcgtgctttatttcaattaattacaatactagatactgtaaaagtaatgaaaactataaggtaagtatcatttttcataatatactatatgtatctcgcttttagttcaaattgtgtatattatcaaacgtcgtattacttataatgtagattattcacacataagaagggcgcaataatttaaatttaataaaacaaatacggtaaactaacaaaaatggattagacaagagtaacatcagtaacgctgcacttaggcctaatcataatttactttacatcccagttaatgtttcactttcacgtgtatgtcattacaaatatttactgtttataacaccaaaaattcacttaaccacataagggcgcaatatttaatcgaaataaaggaagGTATTACACATAGGAACTTTGCCCGCaacaaagtaattttcacaccaaaaaaatagtatactttacgttgcaagtgaattgtgtctcaagtgtctcacagtcactgtttaaaattttactgacgcgattacactgcatttcagagaaatatatgttatttttcatgtactgcaacaaattgatatggttgaaagaccacccttcgcgatcagctgttaagcgagtcacgtggtctgccttacggcctgtattagacgagcccctaccacgccgtagcggaaaagtgagaaatatgttcccagattgaagcagcggaaagccgccatttgttggtagaaaacgcgcgggatttggaaaccgctatttgaataagcgttgtattgcgtatccgaaagctaaatgttttttatttgcaggaacaatacttcctttccgATATACCTTTAATAACATGTTTCTGCTGTAAGCAGAGTTgataggttttctgcgagggaaatcgggatatcagaagctgacttaagacattagacttatcaTCACTTTATCATAAGCTTTATaattgttttctgcaaagtaatgttcgcgtgcttttaatgtaatattcgcctccttgagaaacactaaaatacgaaggacacacagtacagtgaatacCATAAGCTaatcgttttttcttttattgatcactaatatgttttaaccattcgctactaaattaactttgcaacttttctttttcgggtccggtactgcaacagtacatctgacaatgaatccatgtttaaacatagtttactaaactataaaacgcagcaattgtatgtgtctgttattaatataaaatacgatatcaaaacgctatcttttttgTCATTCAACGCACCTAAACtacacaatgtttattaattgagagag harbors:
- the LOC138701621 gene encoding uncharacterized protein C1orf198 homolog, which gives rise to MSMASVQSFAEEYFNSLNPIAERISVDVAATRDAYEDLWHTLSYKDQNQVINETIIYPEAVLKYSFYPQDQPEVEYFPRLRLQTGDKYITDDEGVKGSGLTWRDEHSAPFTWMTQSQLNLCSVDNAEPIRKRLNTISNIPVSSQQKQKFSPSKKTHTSHSSVSFVDPPSVVLGGSSSKLAGAIASKLKFPPKSGNEDDNLLTKIKNKTALLKIQTLKSTVSKTAGDISCNSKEAEREILVQHKSNSSVVCSAKSKQGGGKAVISKPKTPPPPPPCKPKSQSIPAPPVDSEKTALLQESLGDDLADQQLQKQGREDKRHSDTSLDSLDNFHVELKIPSGTDTVPKTGFDFLDNW